In Oncorhynchus nerka isolate Pitt River linkage group LG21, Oner_Uvic_2.0, whole genome shotgun sequence, the genomic window CATGTGAGAAATAACCCTGATATTCTAAAAGCAGGGCAACAATGTCAATATAATTGTACCCAAAAAACTGTCAGTTGGTTGCATGAATAAATATCACTACTAAATGTTACATGAAATGTAAATATGAAATATTTGGTTGCATAGTCATATTTTCAACGTCTTTTCAATGACATTTTGCTAGATGGGAGAGGCCACTGTCAAAATACAGTTTTAACgtgtccaaatcaataaccaatatgcagAAACAGTTTGGGATACATTGAAAACCTAAACATAACATGTGCTATTTACACAAACATCTGCCACAATAATCATATTTCTTGTATTTATTTAAACAAGCTCCTTAACTGCACAAGCACCAAAAACACTGTTGTTTTGACAAGTAGCAATAAATCACTTATCGATTAGGGGGGAAATCAGGTTGTACTGAAACtaacacaacaaaaaaaaacatggaaATGGGAAATATCTTTTACCTCACTGAttagaggacaacctgcagaagacagtcagctacatTTTGGAGTGATGCATTTAAATGTAGGGGTCACTAAACAAAGGAACACAACACTTATTTGTCATAACTCATCGatatcatgttgaaatcaattgtgccagaggagagagatgaggttgcacgtcctgttaaaactaacagctcAAAAACATCCTGGTgtacccaccaggtacaaccctaaatctgtaaacaagggcaccctcatagacgttattCTGGCCCTATTCTGaacaactggccctccaaatacacctccgctgtcttcaaccaggatctcggCGATCACTGCCTTATTGCCTGTATCCGTtacgggtccgcagtcaaacgaccaccccccatccgctacaagaccatggtgcttgcctacggagctgtgaggggaacggcacctcagtacctccaggctctgatcaggccctacacccaaacaagggcactgcgttcatccacctctggcctgctcgcctccctaccactgaggaagtacagttcccgctcagcccagtcaaaactgttcgctgctctggccccccaatggtggaacaaactccctcacgacgccaggacagcggagtcaatcaccaccttccggagacacctgaaaccccacctctttaaggaatacctaggataggataaagtaatccctctcaccccccccccttaaaagatttagatgcactagtgttccactggatgtcataaggtgaatgcaccaatttgtaagtcgctctggataagagcgtctgctaaatgacttaaatgtaaatgtaaaaatgtaaaaccACACGGAATCTGGGAATGATGTGtacatcactggttagaggacaatttgtagaaaacagctagctacattttgaagtgttgcattttgattccagtgggtcaccaacGTGGTAAGTGTAACAGTTCTTTTTTTGTTAGTCAATTTTTGTTAAATCATATAAATAGTACTCTTTCAATTCAGAGCCTAGAATTATCCCCTGGGGCTAATATCCATATCATGCTGAAATCAATAGAACAGGGGGCAAACGTTTagggttctacattgtgacatcattaaaatactccttctacaaaGTAAAAAACTTTCTAAATTGTGACATTAATTCATTGAAATCTTGAAACAACTCCTTCATGTATGTATTTTCTAATATTTGATTAGAGATCTTTAATCAGATTATCTCTGGTCACAGCTATAACCTTTAACtcctgtgtgttctctggtgtatagtcagattgctagatgtagtaaaactcttcccacattgatcacagctataaggtttctctcccgtgtgtgttctctggtgtaaagTCAGCTGGCCAGAAgtaacaaaactcttcccacattgatcacagctatacggtttctctcctgtgtgtgttctctggtgtatctTCAGATGGCTAGATGTAAAAAAAaacttcccacattgatcacagctatacggtttctctcccgtgtgtgttctctggtgtcgtGTCAGGTTGCTtggctgagtaaaactcttcccacattgatcacagctataagatttatctcccgtgtgtgttctctggtgtgatatcaggtTGCTtagctgagtaaaactcttcccacattgatcacagctgtaAGGTTTCTCTCCCGTGTGTGTTCTTTGGTGTACAACAAGATGGCCAGATGTATTAAAACTCTTCTcacattgattacagctataaggtttctctcctgtgtgtgttctctggtgtaatgTCAGCAGACCAGATCCAACAAAACTCTTggcacattgatcacagctataaggtttctgtCCTGTATGTAttctctggtgcactgtcagATCGCCAGATtgaccaaaactcttcccacattgaccacagctataaggtttctctcctgtgtgtattctctggtgttgaGTGAGACTGCTAGATGAggaaaaactcttcccacattgaccacagctataaggtttctctcctgtgtgtgttctctggtgtagagtcaggtGGCCAGATgttgtaaaactcttcccacattgagtacaggtaaaaggtttctctcctgtgtggattctctgaTGAATTTTAATGCCTGCTGAGgaggtgaatctcttcccacagtcagagcagcagtgagatttattccctgtggatctctgctcgtgtttcttgaggtgttctgatgtggagagactcttctctgccttgtCAGCATCATGAGGTGGTTGAGGCGCCTCAGAGGACCCATGGTAGTCAGTTCtatctcctgtgtgaacaacaaagtcagacagatgaATAAAGGCCCACAACAGCGGAAATCCATTGTAGAAGGTATGGCTAATAGCGTAGCCAGTCTGTAATGAATGTAAAAAGTATTTGACAATTGGCAAGAAGTCAAATGTGgtcttgttttcacattagtagtGACATCGATGATTGTAGGCTAGAAATAAGTTATTCATGTTGTTGAAACTTGAAGCAGTGTGCcagaggtaaacccaggccctgcatgtccccaggcaccctcatttgtttaCTTTTGTGATCGAAaaggccttggtttcatgcatgtcaacatcagaagcctcatccctaagtttgttttactcactgcttgagcacactctgccaaccctgatgtccttgccgtgtctgaatcctggctttggaaggacaccaaaaattcagagatttccatacccaactgtaacattttccatcaagatagaactgccaaagggggaggagttgcagtctactgcagagatagcctgcaaagtaatgtcatactttccaggtccatacccaaacagttcgaactactaattttaaaaattactctctccagacatgtctctcactgttgccgcctgctaccgacccccctcagctcccagctgtgccctggacaccatttgtgaattgatcgcccccccatctagattcagagtttgttctgttaggtgacataaactgggatatgcttaaaaccccggcagtcctacaatctcacctagatgccctcaatctcacacaaatcatcaaggtacccaccaggtacaaccctaaatctgtaaacaagggcaccctcatagacgttattctgaccaactggccctccaaatacacctccactgtcttcaaccaggatctcggCGATCACTGCCTTATTGCCTGTATCCGTTACGGgtctgcagtcaaacgaccacccctcatcactgtcaaacgctccctaaaacacttctgcgagcaggcctttctaattgacctggcccgggtatcctggaaggatattgacctcatcccgtcagttgagaatgcctggtcattctttaaaagtaacttcctcaccatcttagataagcatgctctgttcaaaaaatgcagaactaagaacagatatagcccttggttcactccagacctgactgccctcgaccagcacaaaaacatcctgtggcggactgcaatagcatcaaatagtcgccgcgatatgcaactgttcagggaagtcaggaaccaatacacgcagtcagtcaggaaagcaaaggccagctttttcaagcagaaatttgcatcctgttgcTCTAACTCCaagaagttctgggacactgtaaagtccatggagaacaagagcacctcctgccagctgcccactgcactgaggctaggtaacacggtcaccactgataaatccatgataatcgaaaacttcaacaagcatttctcaacggctggccatgccttcctcctggctactccaacctcggccatcagctccgcccccccgcagctacttgcccaagcctccccagcttctcctttacccaaatccagatagcagatgttctgaaagagctgcaaaacctggacctgtaccAATCAGCtgtcttgacaatctggaccctctatttctgaaactatccgccgccattgtcgcaacccctattaccagcctgttcaacctctctttcatatcatctgagatccccaaggattggaaagctgccgcagtcatccccctcttcaaagggggagataccctggacccaaactgttacaggcagggcaggatggatataggtctaaggtcttcgaaagcctagtcaacaaacagatcactgaccatctcgaatcccaccgtaccttctccgctgtgcaatctggtttccgagccggtcacaggtgcacctcagccacgctcaaggtactaaacgatatcataaccgccatcgataaaagacagtactgtgcagccgtcttcatcgacctggccaaggctttcgactctgccaatcaccatattcttatcggcagactcagtagcctcggattttctaatgactgccttgcctggtttaccaactactttgcagacagagttcagtgcgtcaaatcagagggcatgttgtccggtcctctggcagtctctatgggggtgccacagggttcaattctcgggccgactcttttctctgtatatatcaatgatgttgctcttgctgcgggcgattccctgatccacctctacgcagacgacaccgttctgtatacttcttggcccttccttggacactgtgctatctaacccccaaacgagcttcaatgccatacaacactccttctgtggcctccaactgctcttaaacgctagtaaaaccaaatgcatgcttttcaaccgttcgctgcctgcacccgcacgcccgactagcatcaccaccctggatggttccgacctagaatatgtggacatctataagtacctaggtgtctggctagactgtaaactctccttctagactcatATCAAaaatctccaatctaaaatcaaatctagagtcggctttctattccgcaacaaagcctccttcactcaaaccgccaaacttaccctagtaaaactgactatcctaccgatcctcgacttcggcgatgtcatctacaaaatagctttcaATACTCTACTCCGCAAACTGGATGCAATTTATCACAGTGCCGTCCGGCtctaggtcatctacaagtccatgctaggtaaagctccgccttatctcagttcactggtcacgatggcaacacccaaccatagcacgcgctccagcaggtgtatcacACTGATcatccgcctttccttccagttctctgctgcctatgactggaacgaattgcaaaaatcgctgaagttggagacttatctccctcaccaactttaaacatctgctgagcagctaaccgatcgctgcagctgtacatagtccatcggtaaatagcccacccaatttacctagcTCATccctatactgtttttatttatttacttttctgctcttttgcacaccagtatctctacctgcacatgaccatctgctcatttatccctccagtgttaatctgcaaaattgtaattattcgcctacctcctcatgccttttgcacacaatgtatatagactctttttttctacttgtttactccatgtgtaactctgtgttgttgtctgttcacactgctatgctttatcttggccaggtcgcagttgttaatgagaacttgttctcaactagcctacctggttaaataaaggtgaaattaaaataacatttaaataaaaaagaCAACTTTTGGTCTCCAATATAGGCCCCTTTCTGTGCTTGCTAAAATTCAATTCAAACTCAATTTACAGGTTGTgtatgagtgcatttcacactactttggattataattgtaaggctcgtttgaatgtcctgcttaatataatgtttgtgtcATCCTCGCAAATCAACTGctttatatttaaaaaacacttcaaccagtaaaatgctcTTTGGCTAGCTTTTCCATCAGCCTGACAATGAGGGTTTGTAAACTAAGTGTTTGCCAAATtggcccataacttcacctaacaacaacatagacttactgtaggacccataacttcacctaacaacaacatagacatactgtaggacccataacttcacctaacaacaacatagacctactgttgggcccataacttcacctaacaacaacatatacctactgtaggacccataacttcccaTAACGTGGGCCTGGCTCAAGGCTAGCTGGTGGCAGCTGTCTGAGCTGTTTGACTTTTTAGCCCCCACATCCTCTGGGGTGAGATACATTTGGATTTGAAAGGCATGTGTGTTAATGAATCAAAAGTGGCCATTTTAAGAGACGCACACCCAATTCTAAAACAGCCTCATACACCTTTTTGGTTTCAAACGACCCATGcagagacacacacccccacaccttTGTTTTTGAAACACACATATCTCCTGGCCCGGCACACCCGCACACGCACACGTCTTTTCAGAAATTAGTTTTCTCCGAGACATGCATGATGATAGAGCCCCTTTGTTAAAGGTGAGATACCTCTTTAAAACCATTtatttaattcaaaatatttagtacagACCTTTTAAAACACGCTATAATTAACCAATTTTACTGCCCAATATTGAAACATGCAATAATGTTTTTATGTTTAAACATTGTTGTACAACAGTTATACATCATTACCAGACACATTACTACACTTTTAATAACATTTAAATGTTTATAACTATCTGTTGTAGGAAAGCCTGTATTCGTATAAAATAAGACATTGTTTTGAAACGCACATGCCCATTTTCCCAGAAAAGCCTTTCTCCGCGACAGACCGGggcgagagagaaaacgagagattCCCgttcgttaaagggtgagatacaatTTTAAAACAATAGTACAGACCTTTTAAAACATGTTATAATTAAACAGTTTTACTATTCCTTTCTTACAGATAAAGGGCCTGGTTTTGACACACGTCTGTTTCCAATTCCACCCAAGCCCCAGCTCCGTAAGTTTTCCAGGCATATAGTTGTTCACATCCAGACAGGCTTTGGAAAATTCATTCGAACTAACAGATTTTTGTAGCATCTCTACTATATtggtcatgttactgtggtcttttttaaagtcaataaaCATGTGTGTAAAGTGTACACTTTTGTTTcacagtagatttgtttaagcccACCAAGAAAAACCTGATTTATCCtacagcattaattaataagaAGGTAGAAAATTaataagtaaaggcctttcaaAAAGAGGTTGTCATGATTGACTGTGACAcatatttaacacgtattgcttgttacagaagactactgttgtacattgaatatcccttcaTCCCTGTTACACCTTGATGTGTTGGCTCTCTATGTCTGTACACAGTGTGAAATGCGGTTTTCCTAAAGTAATTACCCCCTGAACCTGAATCTGAAATTAACTTTGTGATCTTTTCTTAACCCTATTACTATGGGGTTCTAATCTACCTCTTTCAAAATCCCCCTGGTGTACATGCACCAAACATCCATAGGCTGGGGCCACCTGGAAGCTCGGTGCATGTACAAATAAAGATAACTAAATAGGAAACTCAACAGTGTGTTAGGCcgagaaacattatttagatggtTGTTTTATTGTTGTTGAAGGCTTGAAATGTACACAATGAGaagggaccttgtttctaacacccctgtagacacacacacacacacacacacatacacaaacacacacacacacaatccccctcccagacattcctgcttcatagacaaCAACCATAAGGGCAATAAAATAGGGTGGGGCCATACTCTTTGAAATGTTCAAATACATCCCCCCCAATTCAATGAGGTCCCTAGACATCAATCATCATGATATCTTCAAATGAATAGATGCATTATATACATAAATTAACACACACTCTAAGGTGTGAGAACAGGATGTCCTGACAGGATGTCCATTTATGGGCATAACCAAGTGATAACTTCCCACCAGGATGTCCTGACCGGATGCCCAAATATGGGCATGCACACGTCATCCGGACATAGGGTCATAAATCAAACGTTTGACGTGTGCCATCTACTTTATTCTCtctagtgcatgtcagagcaaaaaccaagcaatgaggttgaaggaattgtccttagaccccctgagacaggattgtgtcgaggcacagatctggggaagggtaccaaaaaaattctgcagcatttgaaggtccctaagaacacagtggcctccatcattcttaaatgaaatactcttcctagagctggtcacccagccaaactgagcgactgggggagaagggccttggtcactctgacagagctccaaagttcctctgtggagatgggagaactttccagaaggacaaccatctctgcaacactccaccaatcagacctttacggtagagtggccagatggaagccactcctcagtaaaaggcacatgaaagcctgcTGGAGTTTTACAAAAGGCACCTCAAGGACTCtaaaaccatgagaaacaagattatctggcttgatgaaaccaagattgaactcattggcctgaatgccaagagtcacgtctggaggaaacctggcaccatccctacggtgaagcatggtggtggcagcatcatgctgtggggatgtttttcagcagcagggactgggagactagtcaggatcgagggaaatattAACGCAGCAAattgcagagagatccttgatgaaatacctgctccagagcgctaaggatctcagactggggcaaaggttcactgtCAAACAGGAAAACGACCTTAAATTCCACCTCCTGTTTTTTTTTCTGGAGcaagatatggatgagttttcacttcctacaccttccactagatgtcagcagtcaatagaactttgtctgatgattctaatgtgaaggggggtcgattgacacaggaaatagtcaccacagCCATGAGTGGACCATGCTTTCACAAGGCGCGTTCACAGTGGAAGAACTTACGTTCCACCGCTCATCTGAAGtaattctaattctccggttggaacgttattcaagatatatgtaaacaacattctaaagattgattcagtacatcgtttgacatgtgtctactgactgttacggaacttttggacatttcgtcacgttatagtggacgcgctttgtgactttggaattgtttaccaaacgccctaaccaaagtagctaattggacataaataacggacattttcgaacaattcaagcatttattgtggacctgggatttctaggactgcattctgatgaagttcatcaaaagtaaggaaacatttatcatgtattttctggtttctgtttaCTCCAACATGAAGGCTAATTTGGCTactgttctgagcgccgtctcagattattgcatgggttgctttttccgtaaactttttttgaaatctgacacagcggttgcattaaggagaggtatatctataattccacgtgtattatcatctacatttatgatgagtatttctgttgaaacgatgtggctataCAAAattcacttgatgtttttggaactagtgaatctaacgcgccaatgtaaactcagattttctgatataaatattaactttatcaaacaaaacatgcatgtattgtgtaacatgaagtcttatgagtgtcatctgatgaaaataaAATTATCTTTATTtatgctttttgtgaatgctatattttgaatgctatattttgctggaaaatggctgtgcttattgtggtttggtggagacctaacataatcgtttgtaatgctttcgctgaaaagcctatttgaaattggacactttgGTGCGATTAACAATGCgaatagctttaaaatgatataagacacatgtatgttttaggaattgtaattatgacatttctgtggtttgaatttggcgccctctattttcactggtagttgtcatatcgatcccggtagTGGGATTGCAACCATAACAAGTCTCTCTTTGGAGAGAcgtgaaaatatctgtgcagtgatgttccccatccaacctgacag contains:
- the LOC115122199 gene encoding zinc finger protein 271-like isoform X1, whose amino-acid sequence is MSSLSYSPDKEEGVCWTEKETLVKEEDEEEAVTIQKQVEGEAVTVKEKEKDVSVKEEEDAFRVKEEEDDTVKEEKEEDSVFGVKEEEGEMTVTLEEEREVGDLFNTRDRTDYHGSSEAPQPPHDADKAEKSLSTSEHLKKHEQRSTGNKSHCCSDCGKRFTSSAGIKIHQRIHTGEKPFTCTQCGKSFTTSGHLTLHQRTHTGEKPYSCGQCGKSFSSSSSLTQHQRIHTGEKPYSCGQCGKSFGQSGDLTVHQRIHTGQKPYSCDQCAKSFVGSGLLTLHQRTHTGEKPYSCNQCEKSFNTSGHLVVHQRTHTGEKPYSCDQCGKSFTQLSNLISHQRTHTGDKSYSCDQCGKSFTQPSNLTRHQRTHTGEKPYSCDQCGKFFFTSSHLKIHQRTHTGEKPYSCDQCGKSFVTSGQLTLHQRTHTGEKPYSCDQCGKSFTTSSNLTIHQRTHRS